One window from the genome of Spirochaetota bacterium encodes:
- a CDS encoding secondary thiamine-phosphate synthase enzyme YjbQ, translated as MKIILDELSINTKGRGDIIDLTKEIEDIVRRSNIKSGIINVFSPGSTIGITSMEYEPGLRKDLNLLFDKIAPRETYYYHHETWGDDNGSSHILSSIFKPFYLLPVVDGKLVRGTWQQVVLVEFDTRPRNRKVVIQVIGE; from the coding sequence TGAAGATTATTCTTGATGAGTTGTCAATAAACACGAAAGGTAGGGGTGATATTATTGACTTGACTAAGGAGATAGAGGATATTGTTAGGAGAAGTAATATCAAGAGTGGTATAATTAACGTGTTTTCACCTGGTTCAACGATAGGTATAACGAGTATGGAGTACGAACCGGGACTTAGGAAAGATTTAAACCTTCTTTTTGATAAGATAGCACCGAGGGAGACCTATTACTATCATCACGAGACATGGGGTGATGATAATGGTAGTTCTCATATTTTAAGTAGTATATTCAAGCCTTTCTATCTTTTGCCGGTTGTTGATGGGAAATTGGTGAGAGGGACTTGGCAACAGGTTGTTCTTGTAGAGTTTGATACAAGACCTAGAAATAGAAAAGTTGTCATTCAGGTTATAGGAGAGTAG